Proteins co-encoded in one Sulfuricaulis limicola genomic window:
- the soxX gene encoding sulfur oxidation c-type cytochrome SoxX has protein sequence MQKITHIVLTGTATVLLGLGTLLAAPAVLAAGKAPDSKVCNDKDNPPKDAVTQGGCIVLNRTKGNCMGCHEIAGTSSGNIATKMENVAKRWPDKAKLREQIYDASKANPNTVMPPFGRHNILTPDEIDKVVEFVLTL, from the coding sequence ATGCAGAAAATTACCCACATCGTATTAACCGGCACCGCCACGGTGTTGCTGGGGCTGGGCACGTTGCTGGCCGCGCCGGCGGTGCTGGCGGCGGGCAAGGCGCCGGATTCCAAGGTGTGCAACGACAAGGACAACCCGCCCAAGGATGCCGTGACACAGGGTGGATGCATCGTGCTCAACCGCACCAAGGGCAATTGCATGGGTTGCCACGAAATCGCCGGAACCTCCTCCGGCAACATCGCCACCAAAATGGAAAATGTGGCGAAGCGCTGGCCCGACAAGGCCAAGCTGCGCGAGCAGATTTACGATGCCTCCAAGGCCAATCCCAATACCGTCATGCCGCCATTCGGTCGTCACAATATCCTGACGCCCGACGAAATCGACAAGGTCGTGGAATTCGTTCTGACGTTATGA
- the soxY gene encoding thiosulfate oxidation carrier protein SoxY, with protein sequence MTSILRAQATHFCLANEIIQIPEDPVTHLPRRLFLKNTLATAVLVGVGSAGLFRPGWALAAEWPKDAFAAKQLDEAIRAVFGPGAPSPSTAVKLRVPTQAENSAQVQIQVLAEMPNVEAIAVFVEKNPSPLVAHASFSGAEGYFSARMKMGQTSDVVAVVKAGGKLYSAKQNVKVTVGGCGG encoded by the coding sequence ATGACGTCCATCTTGCGCGCCCAGGCGACACATTTCTGCCTGGCTAATGAAATCATTCAAATACCGGAGGACCCCGTGACTCACCTTCCCCGCCGTCTGTTCCTCAAGAACACCCTCGCCACCGCCGTACTGGTCGGTGTCGGCAGCGCCGGCCTGTTCCGCCCCGGCTGGGCCCTCGCCGCCGAATGGCCCAAGGACGCCTTCGCCGCCAAGCAGCTCGACGAAGCCATCCGCGCCGTCTTCGGCCCCGGGGCCCCAAGCCCCTCAACCGCCGTCAAGCTGCGGGTCCCGACCCAGGCCGAAAACAGCGCCCAGGTCCAGATCCAGGTCCTGGCCGAGATGCCCAACGTCGAGGCCATCGCCGTGTTCGTCGAAAAGAACCCCTCCCCCCTGGTGGCCCACGCCAGCTTCAGTGGCGCCGAAGGCTACTTCTCGGCCCGCATGAAGATGGGCCAGACCTCGGACGTGGTCGCCGTGGTCAAGGCCGGTGGCAAGCTCTACAGCGCCAAGCAGAACGTGAAGGTGACGGTGGGTGGGTGCGGGGGTTGA
- the soxZ gene encoding thiosulfate oxidation carrier complex protein SoxZ, with protein MADIQTKIRTKTQGDMTDVLVLIDHPMETGQRPDPKDKDKKVPAHYIQKLNFSLNGKEIASTDLGPAVSKDPLIGIKLKGVKPGDKIKVTWSDNQGQSGNGEATAG; from the coding sequence ATGGCAGACATACAGACGAAAATCCGTACCAAAACCCAGGGCGACATGACCGACGTCCTGGTGCTGATTGATCACCCGATGGAAACCGGACAGCGTCCGGATCCCAAGGACAAGGACAAGAAAGTCCCGGCACACTACATCCAGAAGCTGAACTTCTCCCTGAACGGCAAGGAAATCGCTTCCACCGATCTTGGCCCGGCGGTGTCGAAAGACCCGCTGATCGGGATCAAGCTCAAGGGCGTCAAGCCCGGTGACAAGATCAAGGTCACCTGGAGCGACAACCAGGGGCAAAGCGGCAACGGCGAAGCCACCGCCGGCTGA
- the soxA gene encoding sulfur oxidation c-type cytochrome SoxA, with protein MKKILLILAALGVAAGTLSAAMADPASDLKQFQAFFKKKFPTVPFDQYSNGLYVLPGMDEYREQWTLINEFPPYELGLSLGKKMWDTPFKNGKTYASCFKNGGKNIAQGYPYWDEATQKVRTAEMDLMDCARSNGENFSFLSADLSKDQGPRVQLAQLTAYFYSLSQGQRIKIDLSSPGAVKAYEDGKKFWWQRRGQLNFACSNCHMDLAGKNFGGNQPLSAALGHTTAWPAQRLEWGRLETIHQRYATCNSQVRAKPFKHGSEIYNHLQLYETYMSSGLPLTAPAMRN; from the coding sequence ATGAAAAAAATATTACTGATTCTGGCAGCCTTGGGTGTTGCCGCCGGAACCCTGTCGGCGGCCATGGCCGATCCGGCTTCCGACCTCAAGCAGTTCCAGGCCTTTTTCAAAAAGAAATTCCCCACGGTCCCGTTCGATCAGTACTCCAACGGCCTCTATGTCCTGCCAGGGATGGATGAATACCGCGAACAATGGACGCTGATCAACGAGTTCCCGCCCTACGAACTCGGGCTGTCCCTGGGCAAGAAGATGTGGGACACGCCGTTCAAGAACGGCAAGACCTACGCCAGTTGCTTCAAGAACGGCGGCAAAAACATTGCCCAAGGCTATCCCTACTGGGACGAAGCCACACAAAAGGTCCGCACCGCAGAAATGGATCTGATGGACTGTGCGCGCAGTAATGGTGAAAATTTCTCCTTCCTCAGCGCCGACCTCAGCAAGGATCAGGGGCCGCGGGTGCAGCTGGCTCAATTAACGGCCTACTTCTACTCGCTTTCGCAGGGGCAGCGCATCAAGATCGACCTTTCCAGCCCCGGCGCCGTGAAAGCCTACGAAGACGGCAAGAAGTTCTGGTGGCAACGCCGCGGGCAGCTCAATTTCGCCTGCTCCAATTGCCACATGGATCTGGCCGGCAAGAACTTCGGCGGCAACCAGCCGCTCAGCGCCGCGCTTGGCCACACCACCGCGTGGCCGGCCCAGCGTCTGGAATGGGGCCGCCTGGAAACCATTCACCAGCGCTATGCCACCTGCAATTCACAGGTGCGCGCCAAGCCCTTCAAGCACGGCAGCGAGATCTACAACCATCTTCAGCTGTACGAAACCTACATGAGCAGCGGCCTGCCCCTGACGGCGCCGGCCATGCGCAACTAG
- the soxB gene encoding thiosulfohydrolase SoxB: MSLSRREFLQMLAMGAAAGLVLEGGLNGRKAFAGDKKPADLYDVAPFGNVTLLHMTDSHAQLIPTYYREPNINIGVGAARGKPPHLVGEALLKHFNIKPGSIEAHAFTFLDFEQAARRYGKVGGYAHLATLVKKLRASRPGRTLFLDGGDTWQGSATALWTKGQDMVDAQKLLGVDIMTAHWEFTYGAERVKEIVEKDLKGQIEFLAQNVNDATWGELIFKPYVIREINKVPVAIIGQAFPYTPIANPRYMIPDWSFGINDDHMQKMVDEVRAKGAQVVAVLSHNGMDVDLKMASRVRGIDVILGGHTHDAVPAPSLVKNAGGQTLVINSGSNSKYLAVLDLDVRNGKVADYRFKMLPVFANLLPPDKEMTAYIEKVRAPYASKLGEKLAVTEGLLYRRGNFNGTFDQLIIDALLAVQGADIAFSPGFRWGTTLLPGDAITMEHLMDQTAITYATATVNHLTGEQIKIILEDIADNLYHTDPYYQQGGDMVRVGGLQYTLDINQTHGKRIQNPTVKGKPLDAGRKYKVAGWASVQPIEPGKPVWDVVAEYLRAAKTVRVGQPYIPRLKGASGNPGYAV, encoded by the coding sequence ATGAGCCTATCCCGACGCGAATTTCTGCAAATGCTTGCCATGGGGGCCGCCGCCGGCCTCGTTCTCGAAGGCGGTTTGAACGGCCGCAAGGCATTCGCCGGCGACAAAAAACCGGCCGATCTTTATGACGTGGCTCCGTTCGGAAATGTCACGCTGCTGCACATGACCGATTCCCACGCGCAGCTCATACCTACCTATTACCGCGAACCCAATATCAACATCGGTGTCGGCGCCGCGCGCGGGAAACCGCCGCACCTGGTCGGTGAGGCCCTGCTCAAACATTTCAATATCAAGCCGGGTTCGATCGAGGCACATGCCTTTACCTTCCTCGATTTCGAACAGGCCGCGCGCCGCTACGGCAAGGTCGGCGGTTACGCGCATCTTGCGACACTGGTGAAAAAACTGCGAGCCAGCCGTCCGGGCCGCACGCTGTTCCTTGACGGCGGTGACACCTGGCAGGGATCGGCCACGGCGCTGTGGACCAAGGGACAGGACATGGTGGACGCGCAGAAGCTGCTCGGCGTCGATATCATGACCGCGCACTGGGAATTCACCTACGGCGCCGAGCGCGTCAAGGAGATTGTCGAGAAAGACCTGAAAGGCCAGATCGAATTTCTGGCGCAAAATGTCAATGACGCCACCTGGGGCGAACTGATTTTCAAGCCTTATGTGATCCGCGAAATCAACAAGGTGCCGGTGGCGATCATCGGCCAGGCCTTCCCGTACACGCCGATCGCCAATCCGCGGTACATGATCCCGGACTGGAGCTTCGGCATCAACGACGACCACATGCAGAAAATGGTGGATGAGGTGCGCGCCAAAGGCGCGCAGGTGGTTGCGGTGCTGTCGCATAACGGCATGGACGTGGACCTCAAGATGGCCAGCCGCGTGCGCGGCATCGACGTCATTCTCGGCGGGCATACGCATGACGCCGTGCCGGCCCCGTCGCTGGTGAAAAACGCCGGCGGCCAGACGCTGGTCATCAACTCCGGCTCCAACAGCAAATATCTGGCGGTGCTCGATCTCGACGTCAGGAACGGCAAGGTGGCGGACTATCGCTTCAAAATGCTGCCGGTGTTCGCCAACCTGCTTCCGCCTGACAAGGAAATGACCGCCTACATCGAGAAAGTACGCGCGCCCTATGCCAGCAAGCTCGGTGAGAAACTCGCGGTGACGGAAGGACTGCTCTACCGGCGCGGGAATTTCAACGGTACCTTCGATCAACTGATCATCGATGCATTGCTGGCGGTGCAGGGTGCGGACATCGCCTTCTCACCCGGCTTCCGCTGGGGCACCACCCTGCTCCCGGGCGACGCCATCACCATGGAGCATCTCATGGACCAGACGGCGATTACCTATGCCACCGCCACCGTCAATCACCTCACCGGCGAGCAGATCAAGATCATCCTCGAGGACATCGCCGACAACCTGTACCACACCGATCCCTACTACCAGCAGGGCGGCGACATGGTGCGCGTCGGCGGCCTGCAATATACGCTCGACATCAACCAGACTCACGGCAAGCGCATCCAGAACCCGACCGTCAAGGGCAAACCGCTGGATGCCGGCAGGAAATACAAGGTCGCCGGCTGGGCCAGCGTCCAGCCGATCGAGCCCGGCAAACCGGTGTGGGATGTCGTTGCCGAATATCTGCGCGCGGCAAAAACCGTCCGCGTCGGCCAACCCTATATCCCCCGGCTCAAAGGTGCTTCCGGCAACCCCGGATACGCTGTCTGA
- a CDS encoding phosphoribulokinase, protein MSKKHPIISITGSSGAGTSTVKVAFEHIFRRSQINPAIVEGDSFHRYNRAEMRQAMIKAEAEGNRNFSHFGPEANIFEELEKQFKTYGETGTGKKRYYLHNDDEAAVHNKRLGTSLKGGEFTPWEDIPPGTDLLFYEGLHGGVVDAKAGVDVAKWVDLLVGVVPIVNLEWIQKIQRDTAERGYSAEAVVDTILRRMYDYVHYITPQFSRSHIDFQRVPVVDTSNPFIARDIPTADESLVVIRFRDPKNVDFPYFLSMINGSFMSRPNTIVVPGGKMGFAMEIILTPIIHKLLENKKKA, encoded by the coding sequence ATGTCCAAGAAGCACCCGATCATCTCCATCACCGGCTCGAGCGGCGCCGGTACCTCCACCGTCAAGGTTGCTTTCGAGCATATTTTCCGGCGCTCGCAGATCAACCCGGCGATCGTGGAGGGCGACAGCTTCCACCGTTATAACCGCGCCGAAATGCGGCAAGCGATGATCAAGGCCGAGGCCGAGGGCAATCGCAACTTCAGCCATTTCGGTCCCGAGGCCAACATTTTCGAGGAGCTGGAAAAACAGTTCAAGACCTACGGCGAGACCGGTACCGGCAAGAAACGCTACTACCTGCACAACGACGATGAAGCCGCTGTGCATAACAAGCGGCTTGGCACGTCGCTCAAGGGCGGCGAGTTCACGCCGTGGGAAGACATCCCCCCCGGCACCGATCTCCTGTTCTACGAAGGCCTGCACGGCGGCGTGGTGGACGCCAAGGCCGGCGTCGACGTCGCCAAGTGGGTGGATCTGCTGGTCGGCGTGGTGCCGATCGTCAATCTCGAATGGATCCAGAAAATTCAGCGCGACACCGCCGAACGCGGTTATTCCGCCGAGGCCGTGGTGGACACCATTCTGCGCCGCATGTACGACTACGTGCATTACATCACGCCGCAATTCTCGCGCTCGCACATCGACTTTCAGCGCGTGCCGGTGGTGGACACCTCCAATCCCTTCATCGCGCGCGACATCCCCACCGCAGACGAGAGCCTGGTCGTGATCCGTTTCCGCGACCCCAAGAACGTCGATTTCCCCTACTTTCTGAGCATGATCAACGGCTCGTTCATGTCCCGCCCCAACACCATCGTCGTGCCCGGCGGCAAGATGGGCTTCGCCATGGAAATCATCCTCACGCCGATAATTCACAAACTGCTTGAAAACAAAAAGAAAGCTTAA
- a CDS encoding HD-GYP domain-containing protein, with amino-acid sequence MKKKIAVQDLQRGMYVSELVGRHWRETPFLFQGFEIQSDEQIEEIGRYCRHVYIDTEQGIDVSSRPRPTASTSPILIVPPEKKEPIIKFEKVIERFAPGHRRPPRYQDVTTLEEEIGHAREIVTETREAVYDIMTDVRLGRSINTTAAKKVVADMVDSVIRNPDALMCLNQLKDKDEYTALHSLRVCVLALAFGRHLDLTDEELNLLGIGALLHDIGKMKVPNDIINKPGKLTDEEFSLMKSHVPQGVGILEQTHGISSVSIDVARYHHERYAGGGYANGSKGDQIGLFGSIGGIVDCYDAITSDRSYHAGLSAHDALTKMYSWRGRDFQPLLVEQFIQCMGIYPIGSVVELNNGSIGVVVSINRTRRLRPKVAMVLNSDKTPFTPAKVIDLMHEGSEGAHRGLEIRKVLPPGEHGVIPTKYIPLGA; translated from the coding sequence ATGAAAAAGAAGATTGCCGTACAGGATCTTCAGCGCGGCATGTATGTCTCCGAGCTGGTGGGCCGCCATTGGCGCGAAACGCCGTTCCTGTTCCAGGGCTTCGAGATCCAGTCGGACGAACAGATCGAGGAAATCGGTCGCTATTGCCGGCACGTCTATATCGACACCGAACAGGGAATCGACGTGTCGTCGAGGCCCCGTCCGACCGCCAGCACATCGCCGATCCTGATTGTGCCTCCGGAGAAAAAAGAACCCATCATAAAATTTGAAAAGGTGATCGAACGGTTTGCGCCGGGTCACCGGCGCCCGCCGCGCTACCAGGACGTCACCACGCTCGAGGAGGAGATCGGCCACGCCCGGGAAATCGTCACCGAAACCCGCGAGGCCGTGTACGACATCATGACCGACGTGCGCCTCGGCCGCTCAATCAACACCACCGCCGCCAAGAAGGTCGTGGCCGACATGGTGGACAGCGTCATCCGCAATCCGGACGCGCTCATGTGCCTCAACCAGCTCAAGGACAAGGACGAGTACACCGCGCTGCACAGCCTGCGGGTCTGCGTGCTGGCACTGGCCTTTGGCCGGCACCTGGATCTCACGGACGAAGAACTGAATCTTCTCGGTATCGGCGCGCTGCTGCACGATATCGGCAAGATGAAAGTTCCGAATGACATCATCAACAAGCCGGGCAAGCTCACCGACGAGGAATTTTCCCTCATGAAGAGTCACGTCCCGCAGGGCGTCGGCATCCTCGAACAGACGCACGGCATCTCTTCCGTCTCCATCGATGTCGCGCGTTACCATCATGAACGTTACGCCGGCGGGGGCTACGCCAACGGATCCAAGGGCGATCAGATCGGACTCTTTGGATCCATCGGGGGCATCGTGGATTGCTACGACGCCATCACCTCGGATCGTTCTTACCATGCCGGGCTGTCAGCGCACGATGCGCTCACGAAAATGTACTCCTGGCGCGGCCGGGATTTCCAGCCGCTGCTGGTAGAGCAGTTCATCCAGTGCATGGGTATCTACCCCATCGGCAGCGTCGTCGAGCTCAACAATGGCAGTATCGGGGTGGTCGTCTCCATCAACCGCACGCGCCGCCTCAGACCCAAGGTGGCGATGGTACTCAATTCCGACAAAACGCCCTTCACACCGGCCAAGGTTATCGATCTCATGCACGAGGGATCCGAAGGCGCCCACCGGGGACTGGAGATCCGCAAGGTGCTGCCGCCGGGCGAGCACGGCGTGATTCCCACCAAATACATTCCCCTCGGCGCCTGA
- a CDS encoding Rieske 2Fe-2S domain-containing protein — MSDALNYLVGARPEAMKAYLKFLKETGKSLDPKTRMLITVITKIAVQTEGGLRQYLPRALDAGATPNEILDAILHAFPALGLAKIVWAVDILLDMDIPEFRAENLGKEKRWHDVKPADQIPEGKITYCDSDGRSLFVYRVNGEFSVYDSRCPHQVTNIPHLALEGFRLTCPKHHWAFDIKTGECVEKGNRPLKRFESKVENGRLFARW; from the coding sequence ATGAGTGACGCGTTGAATTATCTGGTCGGCGCCCGGCCCGAAGCGATGAAGGCCTATCTCAAGTTCCTGAAGGAAACGGGCAAATCGCTCGACCCCAAGACCCGCATGCTGATCACCGTCATCACCAAGATCGCGGTCCAGACCGAAGGCGGGCTCCGCCAGTATCTGCCGCGCGCGCTCGACGCCGGGGCCACGCCCAACGAGATCCTCGACGCCATTCTGCACGCCTTTCCCGCGCTCGGGCTGGCCAAGATCGTGTGGGCCGTCGATATCCTGCTCGACATGGATATCCCGGAGTTCCGCGCCGAGAATTTGGGCAAGGAAAAGCGCTGGCACGATGTCAAACCGGCAGACCAGATTCCGGAAGGCAAGATCACCTACTGCGACAGCGACGGGCGCAGCCTGTTCGTCTACCGCGTCAATGGCGAGTTCAGCGTCTACGACAGCCGCTGTCCGCATCAGGTCACCAATATTCCGCATCTGGCGCTGGAGGGTTTCCGGCTCACCTGCCCCAAGCATCATTGGGCCTTCGACATCAAAACCGGGGAGTGCGTGGAAAAGGGTAATCGGCCGCTGAAACGGTTCGAGTCCAAGGTGGAGAATGGCCGCTTGTTCGCACGCTGGTAA
- the thpR gene encoding RNA 2',3'-cyclic phosphodiesterase, translated as MTPVTTPLPATPTQRLFFALWPPAELSRELHRLAGNALRGGAGRRVAPENIHLTLAFLGSVNASFRECAEQAATAIRATSFTLMLEQMGYWPKPGILWAGPNQTPSLLIQLVQELNAGLVACGYDAEKRPYAAHLTLARKTHLHNAVASMEPRAWEINRFHLVRSHTHAGGARYEILRSWPLNSPAA; from the coding sequence ATGACTCCTGTCACCACACCGTTGCCAGCAACGCCGACACAGCGACTGTTCTTTGCGCTGTGGCCGCCGGCCGAATTGAGCCGCGAACTTCACCGGCTCGCCGGCAATGCTTTGCGCGGCGGCGCCGGCCGACGCGTGGCGCCGGAGAATATTCATCTGACGCTGGCCTTCCTGGGTTCGGTTAACGCGTCGTTCCGGGAATGTGCCGAGCAGGCGGCCACCGCGATTCGCGCCACATCTTTCACGCTGATGCTTGAACAGATGGGTTATTGGCCAAAGCCCGGCATCCTGTGGGCGGGTCCGAATCAGACCCCATCGCTATTGATACAGCTGGTGCAGGAGCTGAATGCCGGGCTTGTCGCTTGCGGCTATGATGCGGAGAAGCGTCCCTACGCGGCGCACCTGACGCTCGCACGCAAGACGCATCTGCATAACGCCGTTGCTTCCATGGAACCCCGCGCGTGGGAGATAAACCGGTTCCATCTGGTGCGATCACATACACATGCCGGCGGCGCGCGCTACGAAATTCTGCGTTCCTGGCCGCTCAATTCGCCAGCAGCGTGA
- a CDS encoding YeeE/YedE family protein, whose translation MELSNVQNVALWGFLAAVVFGAIANKTNFCTMGAVSDWVNMDDKNRLRAWFLAIGVAIIGTQLMQAWGVVDLGQSIYLTANFGWLGHALGGFLFGVGMTLGGGCGQRTLVRFGGGNLKSLVVMLLMAITAYMTLRGLIAPVRINAIEVTNLDLAARNVPDQGIATLIQSLAGATDMQAVRWVVAAVVGLGFTLYALASREFLASYKNLFAGTSIGLLVVAGWYITGKLGFDEFEPVRLESYTFVAPVAENLNYLMTYTGSTINFGIAAVFGIITGSFLYALVSGTFRIETFSSREDMVNHVIGGVLMGFGGVIALGCTIGQGVTGMSTLAFGSVITLFTIIFGAALTMKVQGHMLDEQPFWRSLRLSLADMKLLPAPGP comes from the coding sequence ATGGAACTGAGTAATGTTCAGAACGTGGCGCTGTGGGGTTTTCTGGCGGCCGTGGTGTTCGGCGCCATCGCCAACAAGACCAATTTCTGCACCATGGGCGCGGTCAGCGACTGGGTGAACATGGACGACAAGAACCGTCTGCGGGCGTGGTTTCTCGCCATCGGCGTCGCCATCATCGGCACGCAGCTGATGCAGGCATGGGGAGTGGTCGACCTCGGCCAGTCCATTTATCTCACGGCCAATTTCGGCTGGCTCGGTCACGCCCTCGGCGGGTTTCTCTTCGGCGTCGGCATGACCCTGGGCGGCGGCTGCGGGCAGCGCACCCTGGTGCGGTTCGGTGGCGGTAACCTGAAATCGCTGGTGGTGATGCTGTTGATGGCCATCACCGCTTACATGACCTTGCGCGGACTGATTGCGCCGGTGCGCATCAACGCCATCGAGGTCACGAACCTGGACCTGGCCGCGCGCAACGTGCCGGATCAGGGCATCGCGACACTGATTCAATCACTGGCCGGCGCGACCGACATGCAGGCGGTACGCTGGGTGGTGGCGGCCGTCGTCGGCCTCGGCTTCACCCTCTATGCGCTGGCGAGCAGGGAATTCCTCGCCAGCTACAAGAATCTTTTTGCCGGGACCAGCATCGGCCTGCTCGTCGTCGCCGGCTGGTACATCACCGGCAAACTCGGCTTTGACGAATTCGAGCCGGTGCGGCTGGAGTCCTACACCTTCGTCGCGCCGGTGGCGGAGAACCTGAATTACCTGATGACCTATACAGGCTCCACCATCAACTTCGGCATCGCCGCCGTATTCGGCATCATCACCGGTTCGTTTCTGTATGCCTTGGTGTCGGGCACTTTCCGCATCGAAACCTTCAGCTCGCGCGAGGATATGGTAAATCACGTCATCGGCGGCGTGCTGATGGGTTTTGGCGGCGTCATCGCGCTCGGTTGCACCATCGGCCAGGGCGTCACCGGCATGTCCACGCTGGCGTTCGGCTCGGTGATCACGCTGTTCACGATCATCTTCGGCGCGGCGCTGACCATGAAGGTGCAGGGCCACATGCTTGACGAGCAGCCGTTCTGGCGCTCGCTGAGACTGTCACTGGCGGACATGAAGCTGCTGCCCGCTCCCGGCCCGTAA
- a CDS encoding sulfurtransferase TusA family protein, protein MPTFDKELDTSGLNCPMPVMKTKKMLQSLEAGQVLHLLATDVGTKSDIPALVNKTGDQIVETSEEGGKFHFYIRKAS, encoded by the coding sequence ATGCCGACGTTTGATAAAGAACTGGACACCTCGGGACTCAACTGCCCCATGCCCGTTATGAAAACCAAGAAAATGCTGCAATCACTGGAGGCAGGACAGGTGCTGCATCTGCTGGCCACGGATGTTGGCACCAAGAGCGATATTCCCGCCCTGGTGAACAAAACCGGCGATCAGATCGTCGAGACCAGCGAAGAAGGCGGCAAGTTTCACTTCTATATCAGGAAGGCTTCCTGA
- the tusB gene encoding sulfurtransferase complex subunit TusB produces MLHTVNKSPFQNSSLENCLRVAQPGDVILLLEDGVYAASAGTAKSSLIEQAVKRHTVYAIDADLKARGLANLVKEVRVASYGDFVDLVEQHPVHAWL; encoded by the coding sequence ATGCTCCATACCGTCAACAAGTCGCCATTCCAGAACAGCTCGCTGGAAAATTGCCTGCGCGTGGCGCAGCCGGGCGATGTCATCCTGTTGCTGGAAGACGGCGTGTACGCGGCATCCGCGGGAACGGCGAAATCGTCCCTGATCGAGCAGGCCGTGAAACGGCACACGGTTTATGCCATCGACGCCGATCTGAAGGCGCGCGGCCTGGCGAATCTCGTCAAGGAGGTCCGCGTCGCGAGCTACGGCGATTTTGTCGATCTGGTGGAACAGCACCCGGTGCACGCCTGGCTGTAG
- a CDS encoding DsrE family protein, with product MAATGKKVMVTVRKAPHGSIYVQESIEVMFIFATYDMELSVVFLDDGVLALHPGQDTKGLGIKGFMASLGALVDWEVTKVYVDRQSLKDRNISEDAIITIGRDEETDAPIRPRVLDSAEIAAMMAAQHSIVSF from the coding sequence ATGGCGGCGACGGGAAAAAAGGTCATGGTGACGGTGCGCAAGGCGCCGCACGGCAGCATCTACGTGCAGGAATCCATCGAGGTCATGTTCATCTTCGCGACCTACGACATGGAACTGTCGGTGGTGTTCCTGGATGACGGCGTGCTGGCCCTGCACCCGGGCCAGGACACGAAGGGACTCGGTATCAAGGGCTTCATGGCCTCGCTCGGCGCCCTGGTGGACTGGGAGGTGACGAAAGTTTACGTCGATCGGCAGTCGCTCAAGGACCGGAATATTTCCGAGGATGCGATCATCACGATCGGCAGGGACGAAGAGACCGACGCGCCGATCCGGCCCCGGGTCCTGGACAGCGCCGAGATCGCTGCGATGATGGCGGCGCAGCACAGCATCGTGTCATTCTAG
- the tusD gene encoding sulfurtransferase complex subunit TusD, translating to MKLSVLVLEGPYNHEASDSAYNFIQAALAKGHTIRGIFFYDDGVYNATRLMDPPQDDRHISKRWSELGATGIDMIVCVAAAKRRGITNEVLVPNIRISGLGQLASLIDEADRLVTFGD from the coding sequence ATGAAATTATCGGTTCTGGTTCTGGAAGGCCCCTACAATCACGAAGCCTCTGACAGCGCGTACAACTTCATCCAGGCCGCCCTCGCCAAGGGCCATACCATCCGCGGCATCTTTTTCTACGACGACGGCGTGTACAACGCCACCCGGCTCATGGATCCGCCGCAGGACGACCGGCATATCTCCAAACGCTGGTCGGAACTGGGCGCGACCGGCATCGACATGATCGTCTGCGTCGCCGCGGCCAAGCGCCGCGGCATCACCAACGAGGTGCTGGTGCCGAATATCCGCATCTCGGGTCTGGGCCAGCTGGCGAGCCTGATCGACGAAGCCGACCGGCTGGTCACTTTTGGCGACTGA